Proteins from a genomic interval of Tenacibaculum sp. SZ-18:
- a CDS encoding ribonuclease HII has product MLKLNYSGFSLEAGTDEAGRGCLSGPVVAAAVILPENFEHSFLNDSKQLSKKKRDELRIYIEERAVSYAVSFIQNEEVDELNVLQASIEGMHRSIARLSETPEFIIVDGNKFKPFGEIPHETIVKGDAKFMSIAAASILAKTYRDEFMTKIHEEFPIYNWKKNKGYPTKEHREGIKTHGATKYHRKSFKLLPDQLSLDFS; this is encoded by the coding sequence ATGCTTAAATTAAATTATAGCGGATTTTCGTTAGAGGCGGGGACTGATGAAGCAGGAAGAGGTTGTTTATCTGGTCCTGTAGTGGCTGCCGCGGTTATTTTACCTGAAAATTTTGAACATTCTTTTTTGAATGATTCTAAGCAATTGTCTAAGAAAAAAAGAGATGAGTTACGAATTTATATTGAAGAAAGAGCAGTATCGTATGCAGTATCTTTCATTCAAAATGAAGAAGTTGACGAATTAAATGTTTTACAAGCTTCCATTGAAGGAATGCATAGGTCAATAGCGAGATTAAGCGAAACCCCCGAATTTATAATCGTAGATGGAAATAAATTCAAACCATTTGGTGAAATTCCTCATGAAACCATTGTAAAAGGGGACGCAAAATTTATGAGTATTGCTGCGGCATCAATATTAGCAAAAACCTATCGGGATGAATTTATGACTAAAATTCATGAAGAGTTTCCAATATACAACTGGAAAAAAAATAAAGGTTATCCAACAAAAGAGCATAGAGAAGGAATAAAAACTCACGGAGCTACTAAATATCACAGAAAATCTTTTAAACTTTTACCTGATCAGTTAAGTCTTGACTTTAGTTAA
- a CDS encoding sodium-translocating pyrophosphatase — protein sequence MESNMVYMPIILALLGLIFMFIKMSWVKKQDAGDEKMQSISKSIKEGALAFLNAEYRLLLIFSIIASIALFVISQIVDTTHWIIVVAFIIGAIFSALAGNIGMRIATDANARTTEAAKTSLPKALQVSFGGGTVMGLGVAGLAVLGLSLFFLLFVAMFVTGKGSFYDEMTVALEALAGFSLGAESIALFARVGGGIYTKAADVGADLVGKVEAGIPEDDPRNPATIADNVGDNVGDVAGMGADLFGSYVATVLAAMVLGNYLIRDMSATTQFTDAFNGMGPILLPLVIAGVGIVASIVGTFLVNIKDNSAKEPEVQKALDLGNWASIVITLVASWFLIRWMLPETLQMNYFGEGLQEVPSRHVFYACMIGLAVGALISTVTAYYTSLGKKPVLDIVKNSSTGAATNIIAGLAVGMKSTFLSVILFAAAIYGSYALAGFYGVALAASAMMATTAMQLAIDAFGPIADNAGGVAEMSELEDHVRERTDILDSVGNTTAAVGKGFAIASAALTALALFAAYVTFTGIDGINIFKADVLAMLFVGGMIPVIFSALAMESVGKAAMEMVQEVRRQFKEIPGIMEGTGTPDYAKCVDISTKAALKEMILPGLITIITPIIIGLLFKAEALGGYMAGVCVSGVMWAIFQNNAGGAWDNAKKSFEAGVEINGEMTFKGSDAHKAAVTGDTVGDPFKDTSGPSMNILIKLTCLVGLVIAPILGGHSANTHSDKTATEVRVEMKEASGDQVKAKIAVKIAENSETKTEVKEVEGIDEEVKKEIQKHE from the coding sequence ATGGAATCAAACATGGTGTATATGCCAATTATTTTGGCTCTTTTAGGGCTTATTTTTATGTTCATCAAAATGTCTTGGGTTAAAAAGCAAGATGCCGGTGATGAAAAAATGCAGTCAATATCCAAAAGTATTAAGGAAGGAGCGTTAGCATTTTTAAACGCAGAGTACAGACTTCTTTTAATCTTTTCAATTATAGCCTCAATTGCACTATTCGTTATATCTCAAATCGTTGACACTACACACTGGATTATAGTTGTTGCTTTTATAATCGGTGCTATTTTTTCTGCTCTGGCAGGTAATATTGGAATGAGGATAGCTACAGATGCAAATGCAAGAACAACTGAAGCAGCAAAGACAAGTTTGCCAAAAGCTTTACAAGTTTCTTTTGGTGGAGGAACTGTTATGGGATTAGGAGTTGCAGGTTTAGCAGTTTTAGGATTAAGTCTTTTCTTTTTGTTGTTTGTAGCAATGTTTGTTACGGGAAAAGGAAGTTTTTATGATGAAATGACTGTTGCTTTAGAAGCTTTAGCAGGTTTTTCTTTAGGTGCTGAAAGTATCGCTTTATTCGCTAGAGTAGGCGGTGGTATTTATACGAAAGCTGCTGACGTTGGCGCAGATTTAGTCGGAAAAGTAGAGGCAGGAATTCCTGAAGATGATCCAAGAAACCCAGCAACTATTGCTGATAATGTAGGTGATAATGTAGGAGATGTTGCCGGAATGGGAGCTGATTTATTCGGTAGTTATGTTGCAACCGTTTTAGCAGCAATGGTTTTAGGAAACTATTTGATTAGAGATATGTCAGCTACAACTCAGTTTACTGATGCTTTCAATGGAATGGGACCAATCTTATTGCCATTAGTAATCGCTGGTGTTGGAATTGTAGCTTCTATTGTAGGAACATTCTTAGTTAATATTAAAGATAATTCAGCTAAAGAACCAGAGGTTCAAAAAGCTTTAGATCTAGGAAACTGGGCATCAATCGTAATCACATTAGTAGCGAGTTGGTTTTTAATTCGTTGGATGTTACCTGAAACTTTACAAATGAATTATTTCGGGGAGGGATTACAAGAAGTTCCTTCTCGTCATGTATTTTATGCGTGTATGATAGGATTAGCAGTTGGAGCATTAATTTCAACAGTAACGGCTTACTATACAAGTCTAGGTAAAAAACCCGTTTTAGATATTGTAAAGAATAGTTCAACTGGAGCAGCAACTAATATTATTGCTGGATTAGCTGTGGGAATGAAATCAACATTTTTATCTGTTATTTTATTCGCAGCTGCAATCTATGGTTCTTATGCACTTGCTGGATTTTATGGTGTAGCACTAGCAGCTTCTGCAATGATGGCTACAACGGCAATGCAATTAGCAATTGATGCTTTTGGACCAATTGCAGATAATGCAGGTGGAGTTGCAGAAATGAGTGAGTTGGAAGACCACGTTCGTGAAAGAACAGATATTTTAGATTCTGTAGGAAATACAACTGCGGCTGTTGGAAAAGGATTTGCAATCGCTTCTGCGGCACTAACGGCTTTAGCTTTATTTGCTGCATATGTTACATTCACAGGAATTGACGGAATTAATATTTTTAAAGCCGATGTTTTAGCAATGTTATTTGTTGGAGGTATGATTCCAGTAATTTTCTCAGCATTAGCAATGGAATCTGTAGGTAAAGCGGCAATGGAAATGGTACAAGAAGTTCGTCGTCAGTTTAAGGAAATCCCTGGAATTATGGAAGGAACTGGAACTCCGGATTATGCAAAGTGTGTTGATATTTCTACAAAAGCTGCTTTGAAAGAGATGATTTTACCAGGTTTAATTACTATAATTACTCCGATTATTATTGGTTTATTATTTAAAGCAGAAGCGCTTGGAGGTTACATGGCTGGTGTTTGTGTTAGCGGTGTAATGTGGGCTATTTTTCAGAATAACGCTGGTGGAGCTTGGGATAATGCTAAGAAATCATTTGAAGCAGGAGTTGAAATTAATGGAGAGATGACATTCAAAGGTTCTGACGCTCATAAGGCTGCAGTTACTGGAGATACAGTTGGAGATCCATTTAAAGATACCTCTGGACCATCAATGAATATATTAATTAAGTTGACTTGTCTAGTTGGTTTAGTAATTGCACCAATTTTAGGAGGACATTCAGCAAACACTCATTCTGATAAAACTGCGACAGAGGTTAGAGTCGAAATGAAAGAAGCTAGTGGAGATCAAGTAAAGGCGAAAATAGCAGTAAAAATCGCTGAAAACAGCGAAACGAAAACTGAAGTTAAAGAAGTAGAAGGAATTGATGAAGAAGTAAAGAAGGAAATTCAAAAACATGAATAG
- a CDS encoding Lrp/AsnC family transcriptional regulator, which yields MKLDNTDKKLINLLQEDSKRTNKHLSLLLNLSVTAVFERIKKLERAEVITRYIAQVDPKKVDKSFIVFCQVKLIQHSREYLSVFESEILKLNEVSECFHISGDYDYVLKIYVKDMEEYREFMVNKLTTIKHIGSTQSSFMIGEVKNTAKISI from the coding sequence ATGAAACTTGACAACACTGACAAAAAACTTATAAACCTACTGCAAGAGGATAGTAAACGTACAAACAAACATCTATCGTTATTACTAAATTTATCTGTTACTGCAGTTTTTGAACGAATCAAAAAATTAGAACGTGCAGAAGTAATTACACGATATATAGCTCAAGTAGATCCTAAAAAAGTAGATAAGTCCTTTATTGTGTTTTGCCAAGTAAAACTAATTCAACATTCAAGAGAATATTTATCTGTTTTTGAAAGTGAAATTTTAAAATTAAATGAAGTCTCTGAATGTTTTCATATTAGTGGAGATTATGATTACGTCTTAAAAATCTATGTAAAAGACATGGAAGAATACAGAGAGTTCATGGTAAACAAGCTTACCACAATTAAACATATTGGCAGCACACAAAGCTCATTTATGATAGGAGAAGTAAAAAACACCGCTAAAATAAGCATATAA
- a CDS encoding aminotransferase class I/II-fold pyridoxal phosphate-dependent enzyme translates to MKFKPANKIQDLQYFGEFGGVNPSISDSSTYTFLSAKTMFDTFEGNADGCYLYSRHTSPSNLYLGEALAEMEGTETANVAGSGMGAITPVLMQLCGAGDHIVSSRTIYGGTYAFLKNFTPKLNINTTFVDITKLDVVENAITENTKVLYCESVSNPLLEVADIRGLAALAKKHNLKLVVDNTFSPLSIAPAQLGADVVVHSLTKFINGSSDTVGGVVCGTQQFIDDLRNVNDGACMLLGSTMDSIRASSILKNMRTLHIRMKQHSKNAMYLAQKFEEDGLKTVYPGLASHPSHELFSSMMNEEYGYGGMLTIDVGSLDKANELMELMQNKNLGYLAVSLGFYKTLFSAPGSSTSSEIPEDEQADMGLTDGLIRFSIGLDNDIERTYEMMKDCMKQVGVLKEESFV, encoded by the coding sequence ATGAAGTTCAAACCAGCTAATAAAATTCAAGATTTACAATACTTTGGAGAATTCGGAGGTGTAAATCCTTCTATTTCAGATTCATCAACATATACATTCCTTTCTGCGAAAACAATGTTCGATACTTTCGAGGGAAATGCAGATGGCTGTTATTTATATTCCCGTCATACTTCTCCTTCAAATTTATATTTAGGAGAAGCCTTAGCAGAAATGGAAGGTACAGAAACTGCAAATGTTGCAGGATCTGGAATGGGAGCAATTACTCCAGTATTAATGCAATTATGTGGAGCTGGTGATCATATCGTTTCTAGTAGAACTATTTATGGAGGAACTTATGCTTTTTTGAAGAACTTCACGCCAAAACTAAATATCAACACAACTTTTGTAGATATTACTAAATTAGATGTGGTAGAAAATGCGATTACTGAGAATACAAAAGTATTATACTGTGAGTCTGTTAGTAATCCGTTATTAGAAGTTGCAGATATTCGTGGATTAGCGGCTTTAGCGAAAAAACATAATTTGAAATTAGTGGTGGATAATACGTTTTCACCATTGTCGATTGCGCCAGCACAATTAGGGGCAGATGTTGTTGTGCATAGTTTAACAAAGTTTATCAATGGATCATCAGATACCGTTGGTGGAGTGGTTTGCGGAACGCAGCAATTTATAGACGATTTAAGAAACGTAAATGACGGTGCTTGTATGTTGTTAGGTTCTACTATGGATAGTATAAGAGCGTCTTCAATTTTGAAGAATATGAGAACTTTACATATTCGTATGAAGCAGCATAGTAAAAATGCAATGTATTTGGCTCAAAAATTTGAAGAGGATGGATTAAAGACTGTTTATCCAGGTTTAGCATCACATCCTTCACATGAGTTATTTTCGTCAATGATGAATGAAGAATATGGGTATGGAGGAATGTTGACTATTGATGTCGGTTCATTAGATAAAGCCAATGAGCTTATGGAACTAATGCAGAATAAAAACTTAGGATATTTAGCAGTTAGTTTAGGATTTTATAAAACATTATTCTCTGCTCCAGGTTCGTCAACTTCATCGGAAATACCAGAAGACGAACAAGCTGATATGGGATTAACAGATGGTTTAATTCGTTTTTCAATTGGATTAGATAATGATATTGAGCGAACCTATGAAATGATGAAGGATTGTATGAAACAAGTAGGGGTTTTAAAAGAAGAAAGCTTCGTTTAA
- a CDS encoding nucleoid-associated protein: protein MIKRTRVEITKCIIHKVANKYNSGQNAFSESLVRFDEESYDLLVPFLLKPFGGVTQSYRFNHHADVRLNEINNYSSQIFEDEETFIENSKNVVNHLYEQSNSANIKTGDVLVVLFEGIEYKDVLTEAVGIFKIESKVDFFQTYLDEDSFDVVVQKGISTKRLDKGCLILNSSDAEGTVVLSVDNNNYDAQYWIKNFLNVKYADDRNLHTQHYLELCRDFSEEIIKPEYGKHEQGNFLANTVDYFKEHESVDYHTFKDEVFEDDKHKDMFEDYKKHFEKLNDVLVRNNFEVSDIVLKKEKGKLKTEIKLDTNIQIKIDIDAPDAASDYLERGYDEDKKMKYYKVYYNAEK, encoded by the coding sequence ATGATTAAAAGAACTCGGGTTGAAATAACAAAATGTATAATTCACAAAGTAGCAAACAAATACAATAGCGGACAGAATGCATTTTCTGAAAGTTTGGTGCGTTTTGATGAAGAAAGTTATGATTTATTAGTTCCGTTTTTGCTTAAACCATTTGGAGGAGTCACACAAAGTTATCGTTTTAATCATCATGCTGATGTTCGTTTGAATGAAATTAATAATTACAGTTCTCAAATTTTTGAAGATGAAGAAACATTTATTGAAAACTCAAAGAATGTTGTAAATCATTTATACGAGCAATCAAATTCGGCAAATATTAAAACAGGAGATGTTTTAGTTGTACTTTTTGAAGGAATCGAATATAAAGATGTGCTGACTGAAGCGGTTGGAATTTTTAAAATTGAAAGTAAAGTAGATTTTTTTCAAACTTATTTAGATGAGGATAGTTTTGATGTAGTGGTTCAAAAAGGAATTTCAACAAAGAGATTGGATAAAGGTTGTTTGATTTTAAATTCTTCTGATGCGGAAGGAACGGTTGTGTTATCGGTAGACAATAATAATTACGATGCACAATATTGGATTAAAAATTTCTTGAATGTAAAATATGCTGATGATAGAAACTTACATACTCAGCATTATTTAGAATTGTGTCGTGATTTTTCTGAGGAAATTATAAAGCCAGAATATGGAAAGCACGAGCAAGGAAATTTCCTAGCAAATACTGTTGATTATTTTAAAGAACATGAAAGTGTTGACTATCATACATTCAAAGATGAAGTTTTTGAAGATGATAAGCATAAAGATATGTTTGAAGATTATAAGAAACATTTCGAAAAATTGAATGACGTATTGGTAAGAAATAACTTTGAAGTTTCTGATATTGTTTTAAAGAAAGAGAAAGGAAAGTTAAAAACAGAAATTAAGCTCGACACTAATATTCAAATTAAGATTGATATTGATGCTCCAGATGCCGCTTCAGACTATTTAGAAAGAGGGTATGATGAAGACAAGAAAATGAAATATTACAAAGTGTATTACAACGCAGAGAAATAA
- the nhaC gene encoding Na+/H+ antiporter NhaC, with amino-acid sequence MQETNNGSEIKIQDQKIQQNKNLSIWEALIPVIALIGMLAYNVYVFGDDALSGSNQFVLLIGGVVAAVVGFKNKVSFQLMMDEVAENIKSTASAILILLMVGALAGTWLISGIIPSMIYYGLQVLNPTIFLVACLIICAVISVATGSSWTTAATVGIALIGIGGALDISLGMTAGAVLSGAYFGDKMSPMSDTTNLAPAMAGTDLFTHIKYMAYTTVPTFIVTFIFFLILGFTQSTSGDANTGQMLADIDKAFNITPWLFLVPVIVVVLIIKKTPPLIALLAGTILGGIFALIFQTQVVAEVAGVEELDFNSAYKGVMQSITVDTSVGTDNEVLKDLFTAGGMKKMLGTIWLILCAMVFGGIMDAIGALAKISSFMLNLFDSIFGLFASTVCTCIGLNITASDQYLALVVPGKMYAKAFKDKGLAPENLSRTLEDSGTVTSVLIPWNTCGAYHSGVLGVPVVDYAFYAMFNWLSPFMTLIFAAFRIKIRQLTTK; translated from the coding sequence ATGCAAGAAACTAACAACGGTTCAGAAATAAAAATACAAGATCAAAAAATTCAGCAAAATAAAAACTTGTCAATTTGGGAAGCTTTAATTCCAGTAATTGCATTAATCGGAATGTTAGCATACAATGTGTATGTTTTCGGAGACGATGCTTTAAGTGGGAGTAATCAATTTGTTTTATTAATTGGTGGAGTAGTAGCAGCAGTTGTTGGTTTCAAAAATAAAGTAAGTTTTCAGTTGATGATGGATGAGGTTGCTGAAAATATTAAATCAACAGCCAGTGCAATTCTTATTTTATTAATGGTCGGAGCTTTAGCAGGAACATGGTTAATCAGTGGAATTATTCCTTCTATGATTTATTATGGATTACAAGTATTGAATCCTACAATATTTTTAGTAGCATGTTTAATAATTTGTGCTGTTATTTCTGTTGCTACAGGTAGCTCTTGGACAACAGCAGCGACGGTTGGTATTGCTTTAATTGGAATTGGGGGTGCATTAGATATTTCTCTCGGAATGACAGCAGGAGCAGTTCTTTCTGGAGCGTATTTTGGAGATAAAATGTCACCAATGTCAGATACTACAAATTTAGCTCCGGCGATGGCAGGTACAGATTTATTTACGCATATTAAATACATGGCGTACACAACAGTTCCAACTTTTATAGTGACGTTCATCTTCTTTTTAATTTTAGGCTTTACTCAGTCGACTAGTGGAGATGCGAATACTGGACAAATGTTAGCAGATATTGATAAAGCATTTAATATTACACCTTGGTTGTTTTTAGTTCCTGTTATAGTAGTAGTTTTAATTATTAAAAAAACTCCACCATTAATAGCGTTGTTGGCAGGAACAATTTTAGGTGGAATTTTTGCGCTTATTTTTCAAACTCAAGTAGTAGCTGAAGTTGCCGGTGTAGAAGAATTAGATTTTAATTCAGCATACAAAGGGGTAATGCAATCTATAACCGTTGATACTTCTGTTGGAACTGACAATGAAGTTTTAAAAGATTTGTTTACTGCAGGTGGAATGAAGAAAATGTTAGGAACAATTTGGTTAATTTTATGTGCAATGGTTTTTGGAGGTATTATGGATGCTATTGGAGCCTTAGCTAAAATTAGTAGTTTTATGTTGAATCTGTTTGATAGTATTTTTGGATTATTCGCAAGTACGGTTTGTACTTGTATCGGATTAAATATAACTGCTTCTGACCAATATTTAGCTTTGGTTGTTCCGGGTAAAATGTATGCGAAAGCATTTAAAGATAAAGGGTTAGCACCAGAAAATTTGAGTAGAACGTTAGAGGATTCAGGAACGGTTACTTCAGTGTTAATTCCTTGGAATACTTGTGGAGCTTATCATTCTGGAGTTTTGGGGGTTCCAGTTGTAGATTATGCTTTTTATGCAATGTTCAACTGGTTAAGTCCATTTATGACTTTAATTTTTGCTGCCTTCAGAATTAAGATTAGACAATTAACAACAAAGTAA
- a CDS encoding inorganic diphosphatase, producing MTAKEKQTVDVLIEIPKGSRNKYEYDFDLKKIRFDRMLFSSMMYPGDYGFIPETLALDGDPLDVLVLGAEPTFPMCVMEVKPIGVFHMADEKGPDEKIVCVPVSDPIWNSYNDLSDLNPHRKKEITHFFQVYKDLEEKKVDVGGWGNAEEAYDILDKCIIRYRESEHKEKGSFKI from the coding sequence ATGACAGCAAAAGAGAAGCAAACTGTTGATGTATTAATAGAAATACCTAAAGGAAGTAGAAATAAATATGAGTACGATTTTGATTTAAAGAAAATTCGTTTTGATAGAATGTTATTTTCATCAATGATGTACCCTGGAGACTATGGTTTTATTCCAGAAACTCTAGCTTTAGACGGAGATCCTTTAGATGTATTAGTTTTAGGCGCTGAGCCAACTTTCCCAATGTGTGTTATGGAAGTTAAACCTATTGGTGTTTTCCATATGGCAGATGAGAAAGGTCCAGATGAGAAAATTGTATGCGTGCCCGTATCTGATCCAATTTGGAATAGTTACAACGATTTATCAGACTTAAACCCTCACCGAAAAAAAGAAATCACACACTTTTTCCAAGTTTATAAAGATTTAGAAGAAAAGAAAGTTGATGTAGGTGGTTGGGGTAACGCTGAAGAAGCTTATGATATTTTAGATAAGTGTATCATACGATACCGAGAAAGCGAACATAAAGAAAAAGGAAGCTTTAAGATCTAA
- a CDS encoding putative porin: MKQLFILIFFLGCLSIQGQFRTVNGGFAGSGRNRVNDSLANDEISVKINGITKFTDYKIINLKKRDTSYVDTTLTIQKEYTHNFRRKDNFELLAFHNQGQTFNSLGYDFRSISQFPDIGFTAKQFNYLNIDDIDYYRVPTPTTQIMYKTGQEQGQVLDAIFTFNLSRRLNISVAYKGLRSLGQYRRSLSSSGNFRGTLTYSTPKGQYNVRTHITTQDFKNEENGGLTPQSMENFINEDPNFADRGRLDVNLNDAESLLDGTRFYLDHNFKLFNSIDSTNTKNLTNLKVGHELHYEKKFFTFEQAGITTDQFGEASKIAGSLRESTDYRLINNQGYLEFNSKYVLGRFRVKANYTTVKYGYDTIYNSNINNTNLTKKRISGDAISLGGDWNGKVGNFKVNASALVTPGSGYLAGNHFSGEAIYEKDSIFKIKGSLLLTSKAPNFNKQFLQSVYNKYNWENNFINEDTRNIGFSIDSKWGNASVDFTNIEDYTYFGTDSLPKQFDGSITYLKVKANKEFKFFKKFALNNTIMYQNVSSGSDVFRVPEFVTRNTLYYSDHWFKGNPLQVQIGATFKYFTKYRANAYNPLLGEFILQNDTEIGFPTLDLFFNAKVRRTRIFFKIDNISSNFLEKNYFSAPNNPYRDMSIRFGLVWNWFI; the protein is encoded by the coding sequence ATGAAACAATTGTTCATACTTATATTTTTTCTTGGTTGTTTAAGCATTCAAGGCCAATTTCGAACGGTTAATGGTGGTTTTGCAGGATCTGGTAGAAACAGAGTTAACGACTCACTCGCAAACGATGAAATTAGCGTAAAAATAAATGGAATAACTAAGTTTACTGATTACAAGATTATCAACTTAAAAAAGAGAGACACTTCTTATGTCGATACTACTCTTACAATTCAAAAAGAATACACACATAACTTTAGAAGAAAAGATAATTTCGAATTATTAGCTTTTCACAATCAAGGACAAACTTTCAATTCCTTAGGTTATGATTTTCGTTCAATTTCACAATTTCCAGATATTGGTTTTACAGCTAAGCAATTCAATTATTTGAATATTGATGATATCGATTATTACCGAGTTCCCACACCTACCACACAAATTATGTATAAAACGGGTCAGGAACAAGGTCAAGTTTTAGATGCGATTTTCACCTTCAACTTATCTAGAAGATTAAATATAAGCGTTGCTTATAAAGGATTACGATCTTTGGGACAATACAGAAGATCTTTATCTAGTTCTGGAAACTTTCGGGGAACCCTTACTTATAGCACTCCAAAAGGACAATACAATGTGAGAACCCATATCACAACACAAGATTTCAAAAACGAAGAAAATGGTGGATTAACGCCACAATCTATGGAAAACTTCATCAATGAAGACCCGAACTTTGCAGACCGTGGAAGACTTGATGTTAATTTAAATGATGCTGAAAGTTTATTAGATGGAACGCGATTTTATTTGGATCATAATTTCAAATTATTCAATAGTATTGACAGTACAAACACAAAAAACTTAACCAATTTAAAAGTTGGACACGAGCTTCATTATGAAAAAAAGTTCTTTACTTTTGAACAAGCTGGAATAACAACGGATCAGTTCGGAGAAGCGAGTAAAATTGCTGGTAGTTTGCGTGAATCGACTGATTACCGATTGATTAATAATCAAGGTTATTTAGAATTCAACTCTAAATATGTTTTAGGAAGATTTAGAGTGAAAGCGAACTACACAACTGTGAAATATGGATATGACACTATCTATAATAGTAATATTAACAACACTAATTTAACTAAAAAAAGAATCAGTGGAGACGCAATTTCCTTGGGAGGTGATTGGAATGGGAAAGTTGGTAATTTCAAAGTAAACGCCAGTGCACTGGTTACTCCAGGAAGCGGTTATTTAGCTGGAAACCATTTTAGTGGTGAGGCGATTTATGAAAAGGATAGTATTTTTAAGATAAAAGGTAGTTTACTCTTAACTTCAAAAGCTCCTAACTTTAACAAACAGTTTCTACAAAGTGTTTACAACAAATACAATTGGGAAAACAACTTCATAAATGAAGATACTCGAAATATAGGTTTTTCAATAGATTCAAAATGGGGAAATGCCAGTGTAGATTTCACTAATATTGAAGATTACACCTATTTTGGAACTGATAGTTTACCAAAACAATTTGATGGCTCCATTACGTATTTAAAAGTGAAAGCGAATAAAGAATTTAAATTCTTTAAAAAGTTTGCCCTTAATAATACGATCATGTATCAAAATGTATCCAGTGGAAGTGATGTGTTTAGAGTTCCTGAATTTGTAACTAGAAATACATTATATTATTCAGATCATTGGTTTAAAGGAAACCCGCTACAAGTTCAAATTGGAGCTACATTTAAATATTTTACAAAGTATAGAGCAAATGCTTATAATCCACTTTTAGGAGAGTTTATTTTACAAAATGACACAGAGATTGGGTTTCCTACTTTAGATTTATTTTTTAATGCGAAAGTGCGTAGAACTCGTATCTTTTTCAAAATTGATAATATCAGTTCTAATTTCTTGGAGAAAAACTACTTTTCAGCCCCAAACAATCCTTACAGAGATATGTCTATTCGTTTTGGACTTGTTTGGAACTGGTTCATTTAA
- a CDS encoding metal-dependent hydrolase, translating into MDSLTQIVLGAACGEIALGKKIGNKALLSGAIGGTIPDLDVFLGRFFYSNSIDQLMFHRGFMHSIPFAVIGAFFFGYIAYWLYNNGKRKDTTTRKDWIWLFLLSILTHPILDCFTPYGTQLFLPFSNYRVAFNNIAVADPLYTLPFLISLIILMFYRRGTSKRKWWLKAGIYVSSIYMVLTVFNKLYVDDVFEKSFENAGITYNRFTVQPSILNNVLWYGVAETKTDYKVGYYSILDKNSHVTDFISVPKNQELLDMSDLDLKKLTWFSNDYYNLTSLPNGEFRYNDLRYPLIKNDASSSSVFGFRLYKNGKRWEYKNDSDRFKDASPADLIESIWERMKGK; encoded by the coding sequence ATGGATTCATTAACGCAAATAGTTTTAGGGGCTGCCTGTGGTGAAATTGCTCTTGGAAAAAAGATTGGAAACAAAGCATTATTATCTGGAGCCATTGGCGGAACCATTCCAGATCTAGATGTTTTTCTTGGACGTTTTTTCTATTCAAACTCTATTGATCAACTTATGTTTCACAGAGGTTTTATGCATTCTATTCCTTTTGCAGTTATTGGAGCTTTTTTCTTTGGATACATTGCTTATTGGCTCTACAATAATGGTAAAAGAAAAGACACAACAACACGTAAAGATTGGATTTGGTTATTTTTATTGTCCATATTAACCCATCCAATTTTAGATTGTTTCACTCCTTATGGAACACAACTATTCTTACCCTTTTCCAACTATCGTGTAGCATTTAATAATATCGCTGTTGCTGATCCATTATATACACTACCTTTTTTAATTAGTTTGATAATTCTTATGTTTTATCGAAGAGGAACATCAAAACGTAAATGGTGGTTAAAAGCTGGAATCTATGTAAGCTCTATATATATGGTACTTACTGTTTTCAATAAGTTGTATGTTGATGACGTTTTTGAAAAATCATTTGAAAACGCAGGAATTACCTATAATCGTTTCACGGTACAGCCATCAATTTTAAATAATGTTCTTTGGTATGGAGTTGCTGAAACTAAAACAGATTATAAAGTGGGTTATTATTCTATTTTAGACAAAAACTCTCATGTAACAGATTTTATTTCAGTTCCTAAAAACCAAGAGCTATTAGACATGTCTGATCTTGATTTGAAGAAACTAACTTGGTTTAGTAATGATTATTACAACTTAACTTCACTCCCAAATGGAGAATTTAGATATAACGATTTGCGATATCCATTAATTAAAAATGATGCCAGTAGTAGTTCTGTTTTTGGTTTTCGTTTGTATAAAAATGGTAAAAGATGGGAGTATAAAAATGACTCTGACCGTTTTAAAGACGCTTCTCCAGCAGATTTAATCGAGTCAATTTGGGAAAGAATGAAAGGAAAATAA